A portion of the Micromonospora vinacea genome contains these proteins:
- a CDS encoding LLM class flavin-dependent oxidoreductase codes for MATFSLQATPTDAASWAELARRAETAGFDALLAADHPGDVTSPFVALAAAAPVTSTIGLGSYVSNLGVREPMLLAADVATLDLISGGRARLGVGAGHTPAEWRAVGRERPDVAGRVRRCVAVAEAVRALLDGASVTVDSAELTMRGAVLRDPRPVQERIPLTMGTANSTLLRWAGAHADVVGLTGFGRTLADGHQHEARWRADQIEAQLACVAAGAAGRADPPALEALVQTVVVTDDAEAAAAEQARRNGMTVAELLATPFVLIGTVDEIITAVTEHERRWGVTRFVVRDDALDPLAPVLARLT; via the coding sequence ATGGCGACCTTCTCCCTCCAGGCCACCCCGACCGACGCGGCGAGCTGGGCCGAGCTGGCCCGTCGGGCCGAGACCGCCGGCTTCGACGCCCTGCTCGCCGCCGACCACCCCGGGGACGTGACGTCACCGTTCGTGGCGCTGGCCGCCGCGGCCCCGGTCACCTCGACGATCGGGCTCGGCTCGTACGTGTCGAACCTCGGCGTACGGGAACCGATGCTGCTCGCGGCGGACGTGGCCACCCTCGATCTGATCTCCGGTGGACGGGCCCGGCTCGGTGTCGGTGCCGGTCACACCCCGGCGGAGTGGCGCGCGGTGGGCCGGGAACGCCCCGACGTGGCCGGGCGGGTCCGCCGTTGCGTGGCCGTCGCCGAGGCGGTCCGCGCCCTGCTCGACGGCGCCTCGGTCACCGTCGACTCGGCCGAGCTGACGATGCGCGGGGCGGTGCTGCGCGATCCCCGGCCGGTGCAGGAGCGGATCCCGCTGACGATGGGTACGGCGAACTCGACGCTGCTGCGCTGGGCCGGCGCGCACGCCGATGTGGTCGGGCTGACCGGGTTCGGGCGTACCCTCGCCGACGGCCACCAGCATGAGGCGCGCTGGCGGGCCGACCAGATCGAGGCGCAGCTGGCCTGTGTGGCCGCCGGCGCAGCCGGCCGGGCCGACCCGCCGGCGCTGGAGGCGCTGGTGCAGACGGTGGTGGTCACCGACGACGCGGAGGCTGCCGCCGCGGAACAGGCCCGGCGCAACGGCATGACGGTCGCCGAACTGCTGGCCACCCCATTCGTGCTGATCGGCACGGTGGACGAGATCATCACGGCGGTCACCGAGCACGAACGGCGCTGGGGGGTGACCCGGTTCGTGGTCCGCGACGACGCGCTGGATCCGCTCGCGCCGGTCCTGGCCCGGCTGACCTGA
- the lipB gene encoding lipoyl(octanoyl) transferase LipB, translating to MTTTTPGLTAVRAGLLDYQAAWDEQRRLHESVVAGERGDTVLLLEHPSVYTAGKRTEPWDRPMDGTPVVDVDRGGKITWHGPGQLVGYPILRLPDPVDVVAYVRRTEELLIDVCAEVGLTAGRVEGRSGVWVPEDDRGPARKVAAIGIRVARGVTLHGFSINCDCDLTYFDRIVPCGIRDAGVTSLTAELGHPVSVADVLPVVERRLSTLIEV from the coding sequence GTGACGACGACGACCCCCGGCCTGACGGCCGTCCGCGCCGGCCTGCTCGACTACCAGGCCGCCTGGGACGAGCAGCGGCGCCTGCACGAGTCGGTGGTGGCTGGCGAGCGCGGCGACACAGTGCTGCTGCTGGAGCACCCGAGCGTCTACACGGCGGGCAAGCGCACCGAACCGTGGGACCGGCCGATGGACGGCACTCCGGTCGTCGACGTGGACCGTGGCGGCAAGATCACCTGGCATGGGCCGGGGCAGCTCGTCGGCTACCCGATCCTGCGCCTGCCCGACCCGGTGGACGTGGTCGCCTACGTGCGCCGGACCGAAGAGCTGCTCATCGACGTGTGCGCCGAGGTCGGGCTGACCGCCGGTCGGGTCGAGGGGCGCAGCGGGGTCTGGGTGCCCGAGGACGACCGGGGGCCGGCCCGCAAGGTGGCGGCCATCGGCATCCGGGTGGCCCGGGGCGTCACCCTGCACGGCTTCTCGATCAACTGCGACTGCGACCTGACGTACTTCGACCGGATCGTCCCGTGCGGCATCCGGGACGCGGGCGTCACCTCGCTCACCGCCGAGCTGGGCCACCCGGTCAGCGTCGCCGACGTGCTGCCGGTGGTCGAGCGTCGACTCTCCACCCTCATCGAGGTCTGA
- the aspS gene encoding aspartate--tRNA(Asn) ligase, whose translation MQRTLSQQLPARIGTTVRIAGWVHRRRLLKSVAFLIVRDATGLAQVVVTDPAVRAELEKLTEETVVEVTATATANDTAPAGVELTDPTVRPLGSPATPPPFDLYRPALTASLPTQLDNAPTALRHPTRSAALRISAAAVAGFRAALDTHDFVEVHTPKVVSSSTESGANVFALDWFGRPAYLAQSPQFYKQLMVGVFERVYEVGPVFRAEPHDTVRHLAQYTSLDAELGFIADHRDVMRVLRDTVAGMLDAVSGRAGAALATLGVTPPQVPAQIPAVHFTEALTIAGAPADEPDLAPAHERALGEWAMREHGSDFLFVTGYPMAKRPFYTHPDPERPAYSNGFDLLFRGLELVTGGQRLHQHADYLAALAARGEPVEPYAGYLDAFRHGMPPHGGFAIGLERFVARLVGAANIRQVTAFPRDLHRLTP comes from the coding sequence ATGCAACGAACCCTGTCCCAGCAACTGCCCGCCAGGATCGGCACGACAGTGCGGATCGCCGGTTGGGTGCACCGCCGCCGACTGCTCAAGTCGGTCGCCTTCCTGATCGTGCGGGACGCCACCGGCCTGGCCCAGGTGGTCGTCACCGACCCGGCCGTCCGCGCCGAGCTGGAGAAACTCACCGAGGAGACGGTCGTCGAGGTCACCGCGACGGCCACCGCGAACGACACCGCGCCCGCCGGGGTCGAGCTGACCGACCCGACGGTACGTCCACTCGGGTCGCCCGCCACACCGCCACCGTTCGACCTGTACCGGCCGGCGCTCACCGCGAGCCTGCCCACCCAGCTGGACAACGCGCCCACCGCGCTGCGGCACCCCACCCGGTCGGCCGCGCTGCGGATCTCGGCCGCCGCGGTGGCCGGGTTCCGGGCCGCACTCGACACCCACGACTTCGTGGAGGTCCACACACCGAAGGTGGTCAGCTCCAGCACCGAGAGCGGAGCGAACGTGTTCGCGCTCGACTGGTTCGGCCGGCCCGCGTACCTGGCCCAGTCACCGCAGTTCTACAAGCAGCTGATGGTCGGCGTCTTCGAACGTGTCTACGAGGTGGGGCCGGTCTTCCGGGCCGAACCGCACGACACCGTCCGGCACCTCGCGCAGTACACGTCGCTCGACGCGGAGCTGGGCTTCATCGCCGACCACCGGGACGTGATGCGCGTGCTGCGCGACACGGTGGCCGGGATGCTGGACGCGGTCAGCGGGCGGGCCGGCGCCGCTCTGGCGACGCTCGGCGTCACGCCGCCGCAGGTGCCGGCGCAGATCCCGGCGGTGCACTTCACCGAGGCGCTGACGATCGCCGGCGCGCCCGCCGACGAGCCGGACCTCGCTCCCGCCCACGAACGGGCGCTGGGCGAGTGGGCAATGCGTGAACACGGGTCGGACTTCCTCTTCGTCACCGGCTACCCGATGGCCAAGCGGCCCTTCTACACCCACCCCGACCCGGAGCGGCCCGCGTACTCGAACGGTTTTGACCTGCTCTTTCGTGGTCTGGAGCTGGTCACCGGCGGGCAGCGGCTGCACCAGCACGCCGACTACCTGGCGGCGTTGGCGGCCCGGGGTGAGCCGGTCGAGCCGTACGCCGGCTACCTGGACGCGTTCCGGCACGGCATGCCACCGCACGGTGGCTTCGCCATCGGCCTGGAACGGTTCGTGGCCCGGCTGGTCGGCGCGGCAAACATCCGGCAGGTCACCGCGTTCCCGCGTGACCTGCACCGCCTGACGCCATGA
- a CDS encoding NmrA family NAD(P)-binding protein gives MPILVTGATGTVGGSLVRQLVAAGHDVRALTRDPASPAAAALPSGVEVAAGDFARPHTLAPALRGVTRMHLVAMDGYGPLTTGAEILELARKAGVRRVTHLGHNDPSRADDDPLEAPHRPLHRAVENSGLEWTHVFPGEFMANTRDWAHAIRAEGVVRAPFGDWNSALVHEADIAAVIMAALTEDCHAGRVYQPTGPEPVRRRDAVRMIGEAIGHPVRFDELTPEHAREYWKDTYPAEVIEWFLEMGRYLDGNAWVAPDVEQVTGRPGRTFRQWAAEHADDFR, from the coding sequence ATGCCGATCCTGGTGACCGGAGCGACCGGAACCGTGGGAGGAAGCCTGGTCCGGCAACTGGTGGCCGCCGGCCACGACGTACGCGCACTGACCCGCGATCCGGCGTCGCCGGCGGCCGCCGCGCTGCCCAGCGGGGTGGAGGTGGCGGCCGGCGACTTCGCCAGGCCCCACACGCTGGCGCCGGCGCTGCGCGGCGTGACGCGCATGCACCTGGTGGCGATGGACGGGTACGGACCGCTGACCACCGGTGCGGAGATCCTGGAACTGGCCCGGAAGGCCGGCGTCCGTCGGGTCACCCACCTCGGTCACAACGACCCGAGCCGGGCCGACGACGACCCGCTCGAGGCACCGCACCGGCCGCTGCACCGGGCTGTCGAGAACTCGGGTCTGGAGTGGACGCACGTGTTTCCCGGCGAGTTCATGGCGAACACCCGGGACTGGGCGCACGCCATCCGGGCCGAGGGGGTGGTGCGGGCGCCGTTCGGTGACTGGAACAGCGCCCTGGTCCACGAAGCGGACATCGCCGCGGTCATCATGGCCGCGCTCACCGAGGACTGCCACGCCGGCCGGGTGTACCAGCCGACCGGGCCGGAGCCGGTCCGCCGCCGGGACGCGGTCCGGATGATCGGCGAGGCGATCGGCCATCCGGTGCGGTTCGACGAACTGACCCCGGAGCATGCCCGGGAGTACTGGAAGGACACCTATCCCGCCGAGGTGATCGAGTGGTTCCTGGAGATGGGCCGGTATCTCGACGGCAACGCCTGGGTCGCCCCGGACGTCGAGCAGGTGACCGGCCGCCCCGGGCGCACGTTCCGGCAGTGGGCCGCCGAGCACGCGGACGACTTCCGGTGA
- a CDS encoding extracellular catalytic domain type 1 short-chain-length polyhydroxyalkanoate depolymerase, with the protein MRRSSSTLTRLLGAVAGLALAVAGVVAVAAPAQAATLTQVTGFGSNPGNLAMYAYRPDGLPANSPAVVLLHGCTQNASGYFANSGWQKYADQWKFALIVAQQPSGNNANSCFNFFEAGDTTRGQGEALSIKQMVDHAKANFAVNGSRVYVSGLSAGGAMSAVMLATYPDVFAAGSIIAGIPYRCATSMVNAFSCMNPGADKTPAAWGDLVRGAYSGYTGPRPRVAIWHGTSDTTVTPLNGTESRDQWTNVRGVSQTPTSTSSLPGNTSLEVYGNDDVRLYRISGMGHGTPVDPGSAAEQCGTAGAYFLDTICSTYRDALFFGLNGGGTNPTPTPTATPTPTPTPTATPTTPPTCVTASNYAHVAAGRAYQSGGYAYANGSNQRMGLYNTFYTSALKQTAPNYWVIGC; encoded by the coding sequence GTGCGCCGCTCCTCGTCCACCCTCACCCGGCTGCTCGGTGCGGTCGCCGGGCTCGCCCTCGCCGTAGCGGGCGTGGTCGCCGTCGCCGCACCCGCCCAGGCCGCCACCCTCACCCAGGTCACCGGGTTCGGCTCCAACCCCGGAAACCTCGCCATGTACGCCTACCGGCCGGACGGCCTGCCGGCCAACTCCCCGGCCGTCGTCCTGCTGCACGGCTGCACCCAGAACGCCTCCGGCTACTTCGCCAACTCCGGCTGGCAGAAGTACGCCGACCAGTGGAAGTTCGCCCTGATCGTCGCCCAGCAGCCGTCCGGCAACAACGCCAACTCCTGCTTCAACTTCTTCGAGGCGGGCGACACCACCCGCGGTCAGGGCGAGGCGCTGTCGATCAAGCAGATGGTCGACCACGCCAAGGCCAACTTCGCGGTGAACGGCTCCCGGGTCTACGTCAGCGGGCTGTCCGCCGGTGGGGCGATGAGCGCGGTCATGCTGGCCACCTACCCGGACGTCTTCGCCGCCGGATCGATCATCGCGGGGATTCCGTACCGCTGCGCCACCAGCATGGTCAACGCGTTCAGCTGCATGAACCCGGGGGCGGACAAGACCCCGGCCGCCTGGGGCGACCTGGTCCGTGGTGCGTACTCCGGCTACACCGGCCCGCGCCCCCGGGTGGCGATCTGGCACGGCACCTCGGACACCACTGTCACGCCTCTCAACGGCACCGAGTCCCGTGACCAGTGGACCAACGTGCGGGGCGTGTCGCAGACCCCGACCAGCACCTCGTCGCTGCCCGGCAACACCAGCCTGGAGGTGTACGGCAACGACGACGTACGCCTCTACCGGATCTCCGGGATGGGCCACGGCACCCCGGTCGACCCGGGATCGGCGGCCGAGCAGTGCGGCACCGCTGGCGCGTACTTTCTGGACACCATCTGCTCGACGTACCGTGACGCGCTCTTCTTCGGCCTGAACGGCGGCGGCACCAACCCGACCCCGACCCCGACGGCTACCCCAACCCCCACGCCGACCCCCACGGCCACCCCGACCACGCCGCCGACCTGCGTGACGGCCAGCAACTACGCACACGTGGCGGCCGGTCGGGCGTACCAGTCCGGCGGCTACGCCTACGCCAACGGCTCCAACCAGCGGATGGGCCTGTACAACACCTTCTACACCAGCGCCCTCAAGCAAACCGCCCCCAACTACTGGGTAATCGGCTGCTGA
- a CDS encoding TolB family protein, producing MRLTGGRLRRAAVVALVLGLVALDTPAATAAGSAAGVVPTRVHDPWLWQATVGQRPAGPAALLFFTDRTRYFESTGVLVDRDGAYRLIPIRIGEGHGLLSPDGRHYLRPYFGELLDLTTGRQRRTVSTGVYPMAWSPDGQQVLGTRSNDDDVISFGPDNQQLNDPEKPDDLLVVDPFRGTERTLDVGTFAAHTAAAWSPGGDLVAVTGSPDVPAQLAERQRLVVVDPAGGGPRWQVDLGDRRMLAGPAAWHPDGRRLALLAFDGCAGPRCTSEQAAARTWRIEFLDTATGQAVGQALPAGISASGIIGWRGDDPVLRYVSETEADTDRQAFLAALSPDGGREVLVTTPVGSTDLMVPGDLLTRAAFGGPEPRPSPFAAPLWVYLTLAVPALLAIALVVRRTRRRRTATAPAPA from the coding sequence ATGAGATTGACCGGCGGGCGATTGCGGCGTGCTGCCGTGGTAGCGCTCGTGCTGGGGCTCGTCGCGCTCGACACACCAGCCGCAACGGCCGCCGGGAGCGCGGCCGGGGTGGTGCCGACCCGGGTGCACGATCCCTGGCTGTGGCAGGCCACGGTGGGGCAACGCCCGGCCGGTCCGGCCGCGCTGCTGTTCTTCACCGACCGCACCCGCTATTTCGAGTCGACAGGTGTGCTGGTCGACCGGGACGGCGCGTACCGGCTGATCCCGATACGCATCGGCGAGGGGCACGGACTGCTCTCCCCGGATGGACGGCACTACCTCCGGCCGTACTTCGGCGAGCTACTGGATCTCACCACCGGCCGGCAGCGCCGCACGGTGAGCACGGGCGTGTACCCGATGGCATGGTCGCCGGACGGGCAGCAGGTGCTGGGCACCCGCAGCAACGACGACGACGTGATCAGCTTCGGGCCGGACAATCAGCAGCTCAACGACCCGGAGAAGCCCGACGACCTGCTCGTCGTCGACCCGTTCCGGGGCACCGAGCGGACGCTCGACGTCGGCACCTTCGCCGCGCACACCGCAGCGGCCTGGTCACCCGGTGGCGACCTGGTGGCGGTCACCGGCTCGCCGGACGTGCCAGCCCAGCTCGCTGAGCGCCAGCGACTGGTGGTCGTCGACCCGGCCGGCGGCGGCCCTCGTTGGCAGGTCGACCTGGGCGACCGGCGGATGTTGGCCGGTCCTGCCGCCTGGCATCCCGACGGCCGGCGGCTCGCGCTGCTCGCCTTCGACGGCTGCGCCGGCCCCAGGTGCACATCCGAGCAGGCGGCGGCGCGCACCTGGCGGATCGAGTTCCTGGACACGGCCACCGGCCAGGCCGTCGGCCAGGCCCTGCCGGCCGGCATCTCGGCGAGCGGGATCATCGGCTGGCGCGGCGACGACCCGGTCCTGCGGTATGTCAGCGAAACGGAGGCGGACACGGACCGGCAAGCCTTTCTCGCCGCGCTGTCGCCCGACGGCGGTCGTGAGGTGCTGGTGACCACGCCGGTCGGGTCGACCGACCTGATGGTGCCGGGCGACCTGCTGACCCGGGCCGCGTTCGGCGGGCCGGAGCCCCGGCCGTCACCGTTCGCCGCCCCGCTCTGGGTCTACCTGACGCTGGCCGTGCCAGCGCTGCTCGCGATCGCTCTCGTCGTCCGCCGGACTCGTCGCCGGCGCACTGCGACGGCCCCGGCTCCGGCGTGA
- a CDS encoding aldo/keto reductase, whose amino-acid sequence MTTTRTLGRSGITVSAIGMGCWAIGGPLWGDDGQPFGWGEVDDDESIRTIHRALDLGVTLFDTASNYGAGHSERILGQALAGRRDSVVIATKFGNVSEEAARRALGTDASPAFAVRSLEDSLRRLGTDHVDLYQLHINALPVPAALDLVDTLEALVDQGKIRAYGWSTDDPSSAEAFAAAGPHCAAIQHDESVLRDNAAVLAVCDKHDLASLNRGPLAMGLLTGSTRAVGADDVRGRAPEWLEWFTDGRPTPRWAARVDQVRAALTADGRTLAQGALGWLLARSPRTVPIPGLRTVAQADENLATLELGPLSAEAYAEVERLLADLRPVPAA is encoded by the coding sequence ATGACGACGACACGGACGCTGGGACGCAGCGGCATCACGGTGAGCGCGATCGGAATGGGGTGCTGGGCCATCGGCGGCCCGCTCTGGGGTGACGACGGGCAGCCGTTCGGCTGGGGTGAGGTGGACGACGACGAGTCGATCCGGACCATCCACCGGGCGCTCGATCTCGGGGTGACCCTGTTCGACACCGCCAGCAACTACGGTGCCGGGCACAGCGAGCGGATCCTCGGTCAGGCCCTGGCCGGGCGGCGGGACAGCGTGGTGATCGCCACCAAGTTCGGCAACGTCAGCGAGGAGGCCGCCCGGCGGGCGCTGGGCACCGACGCCAGCCCGGCCTTCGCGGTACGCAGCCTGGAAGACTCGCTCCGCCGGCTCGGCACCGACCACGTCGACCTCTACCAACTGCACATCAACGCACTGCCGGTGCCCGCCGCGCTCGACCTGGTCGACACCCTGGAGGCCCTGGTCGACCAGGGCAAGATCCGGGCGTACGGGTGGAGCACCGACGACCCGTCCTCGGCGGAGGCGTTCGCCGCCGCCGGCCCGCACTGCGCCGCGATCCAGCACGACGAGTCGGTGCTGCGCGACAACGCGGCGGTGCTGGCGGTCTGCGACAAGCACGACCTGGCCAGCCTCAACCGTGGGCCGTTGGCGATGGGGCTGCTCACCGGGTCGACCCGGGCGGTCGGGGCCGACGATGTGCGCGGACGGGCACCGGAGTGGCTGGAGTGGTTCACCGACGGCCGTCCGACGCCACGCTGGGCGGCCCGGGTCGACCAGGTCCGCGCGGCGCTCACCGCCGACGGGCGCACCCTGGCCCAGGGCGCGCTCGGCTGGCTGCTGGCGCGCAGCCCCCGTACGGTGCCGATCCCCGGCCTGCGCACTGTGGCCCAGGCCGACGAGAACCTGGCCACCCTGGAGTTGGGCCCGCTGAGTGCGGAGGCGTACGCCGAGGTGGAGCGACTCCTCGCCGACCTGCGCCCGGTCCCCGCGGCCTGA
- a CDS encoding TIGR01777 family oxidoreductase gives MRILLAGASGFLGTRLADRLAADGHQITRLVRRSPRDSQERRWDPAAGHLDPAVVAEADAVINLAGAGVGDKRWDDDYRRLIRTSRVDSTTTLATTIAGLPTADRPRVLLNSSAVGWYGNTGDRAVEEDAPAGEGFLADVCRVWEAATRPAEDAGVRVVRLRTGLPLHREGGLLKPQLLPFKLGIAGRLGSGRQWLPWISMADWLDATRFLLDHDEVAGPVNVVGPNPVTNAEFTRELARQLHRPAIIPIPALALKVVLGGFAHEALTSTRVLPGVLTRAAYRYQHPTLPQALQAALTP, from the coding sequence ATGCGGATCCTTCTGGCCGGCGCGTCCGGCTTCCTCGGCACCCGGCTGGCCGACCGGCTCGCGGCGGACGGGCACCAGATCACCCGGCTGGTCCGTCGGTCGCCGCGCGACTCGCAGGAGCGGCGGTGGGACCCCGCCGCCGGGCACCTCGACCCGGCCGTGGTCGCCGAGGCCGACGCGGTCATCAACCTGGCCGGCGCGGGCGTCGGCGACAAGCGCTGGGACGACGACTACCGCCGGTTGATCCGCACCAGCCGGGTGGACAGCACCACCACGCTGGCGACCACCATCGCCGGGCTGCCCACCGCGGACCGACCCCGGGTGCTGCTCAACTCATCGGCCGTCGGCTGGTACGGCAACACGGGCGACCGGGCGGTCGAGGAGGACGCGCCGGCCGGCGAGGGCTTCCTGGCCGACGTCTGCCGGGTGTGGGAGGCCGCGACCCGGCCGGCCGAGGACGCCGGGGTACGCGTGGTCCGACTGCGTACCGGTCTGCCGCTGCACCGCGAGGGCGGGCTGCTCAAGCCGCAACTGCTGCCGTTCAAGCTGGGCATCGCCGGCCGGCTGGGCAGCGGCCGGCAGTGGCTGCCGTGGATCTCGATGGCCGACTGGCTGGACGCGACCCGCTTCCTGCTCGACCACGACGAGGTCGCCGGCCCGGTGAACGTGGTGGGGCCGAACCCGGTGACGAACGCCGAGTTCACCCGCGAGTTGGCCCGGCAGCTGCACCGCCCGGCGATCATCCCGATCCCCGCACTGGCGCTCAAGGTGGTCCTCGGCGGTTTCGCCCACGAGGCCCTCACCAGCACCCGCGTCCTCCCCGGCGTCCTCACCCGAGCCGCCTACCGCTACCAGCACCCCACCCTCCCCCAAGCCCTCCAAGCAGCCCTGACCCCCTGA
- a CDS encoding DUF2079 domain-containing protein, translating into MPSSPSLATGPAPASTPRTVRDRRADLIVVLVALALAVWVTSGLWRDPNVRTITVNSSDQALFEWLLAFGGHAVTHGDNPLFTYLINVPDGVNLAVNTSITVYAVVFAPLTYLIGPPATFLVILTLNLLATALVWYWLLSRHLVRSRLAAGVGALFIAYSPGMVSHANAHLNWTAGWLVPLLIWRLFALRRAGHWLRDGVILGVLVAVAFSIAAEGLFFTALALGVFVAIWALHPANRAEARAALPTFLRGLGVTAVVAGVLLSYPLWLHFAGPQRFHGTGFDPVIHSEDIAAFGAFPRRSLAGEAGLGTSLAPNPTEENSFFGIPLLVLTVVCFVALWRRADPHRRATLWALGALALIFTVLSFGPVAKVDGRRTDLPMPFDLVGQLPVVNAALPARLALVVAPVVGLLLAYAVDQLRAAPPRHRSTELAWLVGFAVALVPLLPTPLLTDEREPIPRFITSGTWRDYVSPDGVLTPVPLTVDIYPDGQRWQAYALSHRQGEFEIPGGFFLGPGGPDGRGRIGPVPRTLSALMDQAGRTGLVPIVTDGTIREVQSDLRHWRIETVVLADEVHGAKFEVDEEALRRTGTALFGEPQRVDDVWLWRIPPADR; encoded by the coding sequence GTGCCGTCCTCCCCGTCGCTGGCCACCGGGCCCGCACCCGCGTCAACGCCGCGCACCGTCCGGGACCGCCGGGCCGACCTGATCGTCGTGCTGGTGGCGCTCGCGCTCGCCGTCTGGGTGACCAGCGGGCTGTGGCGGGACCCGAACGTCCGCACCATCACCGTCAACTCCAGCGACCAGGCGCTGTTCGAGTGGCTGCTGGCCTTCGGCGGGCACGCGGTCACCCACGGCGATAACCCGCTCTTCACCTACCTGATCAACGTGCCGGACGGCGTGAACCTCGCGGTCAACACCTCGATCACCGTGTACGCGGTGGTCTTCGCCCCGCTCACGTACCTGATCGGACCACCGGCGACCTTCCTGGTGATCCTCACCCTGAACCTGCTCGCCACCGCGCTGGTCTGGTACTGGCTGCTCTCCCGGCACCTGGTGCGCAGCCGGCTGGCCGCCGGGGTCGGCGCCCTGTTCATCGCCTACTCCCCCGGCATGGTGTCGCACGCCAACGCGCACCTGAACTGGACCGCCGGTTGGCTGGTGCCGCTGCTGATCTGGCGGTTGTTCGCGCTGCGCCGCGCGGGGCACTGGCTGCGCGACGGGGTGATCCTCGGCGTGCTGGTCGCGGTGGCCTTCTCGATCGCCGCCGAGGGGCTCTTCTTCACCGCGCTGGCGCTGGGGGTGTTCGTCGCCATCTGGGCGCTGCACCCGGCCAACCGCGCGGAGGCACGTGCCGCGCTGCCCACCTTCCTGCGCGGGCTGGGCGTGACCGCCGTGGTCGCCGGCGTGCTGCTGTCGTACCCCTTGTGGTTGCACTTCGCCGGGCCACAACGGTTCCACGGCACCGGCTTCGACCCGGTGATCCACTCCGAGGACATCGCGGCGTTCGGCGCCTTCCCGCGCCGCTCGCTGGCCGGCGAGGCCGGGTTGGGCACGTCACTGGCACCGAATCCGACCGAGGAGAACTCGTTCTTCGGCATCCCGCTGCTGGTGCTCACAGTGGTCTGTTTCGTCGCCCTCTGGCGGCGGGCCGACCCGCACCGCCGGGCCACCCTCTGGGCGCTGGGCGCCCTCGCGCTGATCTTCACGGTGCTCTCCTTCGGCCCGGTCGCCAAGGTCGACGGCCGACGCACCGACCTCCCCATGCCGTTCGACCTGGTCGGGCAACTTCCGGTGGTGAACGCCGCGCTACCGGCCCGACTGGCGCTGGTGGTCGCGCCAGTGGTCGGGCTGCTGCTGGCGTACGCCGTCGACCAACTGCGCGCCGCACCACCACGGCACCGCTCCACGGAGCTGGCCTGGCTGGTCGGCTTCGCGGTGGCCCTGGTACCGCTGCTGCCCACCCCTCTGCTGACCGACGAGCGGGAGCCGATCCCGCGCTTCATCACCTCCGGCACGTGGCGGGACTACGTGTCCCCCGACGGGGTGCTGACCCCGGTGCCGCTGACAGTGGACATCTACCCGGACGGCCAACGCTGGCAGGCGTACGCGCTGTCGCACCGGCAGGGCGAGTTCGAGATCCCCGGCGGCTTCTTCCTCGGCCCCGGTGGGCCGGACGGGCGGGGCCGGATCGGCCCGGTGCCGCGCACGCTGAGCGCGTTGATGGACCAGGCCGGCCGTACCGGGCTGGTTCCCATCGTCACCGACGGGACCATCCGGGAGGTCCAGTCGGACCTGCGGCACTGGCGCATCGAGACGGTGGTGCTCGCCGACGAGGTGCACGGCGCGAAGTTCGAGGTCGACGAGGAGGCGCTGCGGCGTACCGGCACCGCCCTGTTCGGCGAGCCGCAACGGGTCGACGACGTCTGGCTCTGGCGCATCCCACCGGCCGACCGGTAG